In the Nymphalis io chromosome 2, ilAglIoxx1.1, whole genome shotgun sequence genome, one interval contains:
- the LOC126775691 gene encoding rab-like protein 6: MFSALKKLTKSGDDRCPAPMPMSSSLQKKFSRGVHFNMKILIKGDRNVGKSCLLQRLQGGAFTEEYVPTEQIQVAPIHWAYKNTDYIVKVEVWEVVDKGRTKKKPPLGLKLENQSAPSALEEEHETPVLDATFLDVYKNATGVILMMDITKPWTFEYVVKELTRIPADLPVVILGNHCDMQHHRQVHPHHIEQAMYHAKMTRTAPIRYAESSMRNGFGLRLLHKFLSVPFLRLQKTSLLEQLQRNQKDMEEIEKELDDFQSSEESQYNVFLDRLANKRRQSTEPETRINTERSPSIVLGGGKPIIPPNVNPLLAQALNPTAGKIQINENVQMKQSQYVSSELLKSKPPVSMDMTPSKLPQDSVPSTPSGNNISMSGSSGALDEFYAGTLDSSFLEDLGPISNNNQEISYDTDSDEDNTINPKVIVDEDDLDIESSPQIKTTTGIDNVEVESRSKHDDNLINEFMKQAVISKDHEGNSSLSILGDQNINIHSDFPLWSGDSSVRRSPEGGEDPDIAKEPDLKADKKHKKKKSKDKEKGDYSDKSERKERKHKHKKTKGEKQSHPQDGLLAPSASAAFNYEDYDSI, from the exons ATGTTTTCTGCgcttaaaaaattaactaagagTGGCGATGACCGCTGTCCAGCACCCATGCCGATGTCGTCTTCTTTGCAGAAGAAATTCTCAAGAGGCGTACATTTCAACA tgaaaattttaattaaaggagATAGAAATGTCGGTAAATCTTGCCTTTTACAACGTCTGCAAGGTGGAGCATTTACAGAGGAATATGTTCCTACAGAACAGATTCAAGTTGCTCCAATACATTGGGCTTATAAAAACACTGATTATATagtaaaa GTTGAAGTATGGGAAGTAGTGGATAAGGGTCGCACAAAGAAAAAACCTCCTCTTGGCCTTAAACTTGAAAATCAGTCAGCTCCGTCAGCACTCGAGGAAGAACATGAAACTCCAGTATTGGATGCTACATTTCTGGACGTCTACAAAAATGCTACAGGTGTCATATTAATGATGGACATAACTAAACCATG gaCTTTTGAGTATGTGGTAAAGGAGCTTACACGTATACCAGCAGATTTGCCTGTTGTTATACTGGGCAACCACTGTGACATGCAACACCACCGCCAAGTGCATCCTCATCACATAGAACAAGCCATGTATCATGCAAAGATGACAAG gaCTGCTCCAATCCGTTATGCAGAGTCTTCAATGCGAAATGGTTTTGGTTTACGATTACTGCACAAATTTCTAAGTGTGCCATTTCTAAGGCTACAAAAAACAAGCTTGTTGGAACAGTTGCAAAGAAATCAAAAGGATATGGAGGAAATTGAAAAGGAACTTGATGATTTTCAG agTTCCGAAGAATctcaatataatgtatttttggaCCGTCTGGCGAATAAGCGTAGACAGAGTACGGAGCCCGAGACCCGTATCAATACCGAACGCTCGCCGAGCATCGTACTTGGAGGTGGAAAACCTATTATACCGCCAAATGTTAATCCACTT ttagCACAAGCCCTTAATCCAACTGCAGGAAAAATACAGATCAATGAAAATGTACAAATGAAACAAAGTCAATACGTTAGCTCCgagttattaaaaagtaaacccCCAGTTAGCATGGATATGACACCGTCAAAATTACCTCAAGACAG TGTTCCTAGCACACCATCCGGTAACAACATATCAATGTCAGGGTCTTCAGGAGCTTTGGACGAGTTCTACGCTGGCACTTTGGATAGCAGTTTCCTAGAAGACCTCGGACCAATTAGTAATAACAACCAGGAAATAAGCTATGACACTGATAG tgatGAAGATAACACAATAAATCCAAAAGTAATTGTCGATGAAGACGATCTAGACATTGAGAGCAGTCCACAGATAAAAACTACAACAGGAATAGACAATGTAGAAGTTGAATCAAGGTCAAAACATGATGATAATTTGATAAATGAATTTATGAAGCAAGCAGTCATAAGTAAGGACCATGAAGGAAACAGCAGCTTGTCTATATTAGGTGATCAGAATATAAATATCCATAGCGACTTTCCGCTGTGGTCTGGGGACTCAAGCGTAAGGAGATCTCCTGAAG gcgGTGAAGATCCAGATATAGCAAAAGAACCAGATCTGAAG gctgacaaaaaacacaaaaagaaGAAATCAAAAGATAAAGAAAAGGGCGATTATAGCGATAAATCGGAACGTAAGGAGAGAAAACATAAGCATAAAAAGACAAAAGGTGAAAAACAGTCGCACCCGCAGGATGGACTGCTGGCGCCCTCGGCGAGCGCTGCGTTCAACTACGAAGACTACGATAGCATTTAA
- the LOC126778970 gene encoding small integral membrane protein 8, which translates to MSNSNKNDGHEKPGDGIRSMRSSTAFRVINFELYAKPNIVIMSIGLTCFGLALGYITYMRHKYESMGYYSAVNEEGKETFEKKKSKWD; encoded by the exons ATGtctaatagcaataaaaatgaTGGTCATGAAAAACCTGGTGATGGAATTAGATCAATGCGATCCTCAACTGCATTTCGTGTTATTAACTTTGAGCTTTATGCAAAACCT AATATAGTCATTATGAGTATTGGACTGACATGTTTCGGTCTTGCTCTTGGCTATATTACCTATATGAGACATAAATATGAATCAATGGGCTATTATTCTGCAGTCAATGAAGAAGGAAAAGAGacatttgagaaaaaaaaatctaaatgggattaa
- the LOC126775437 gene encoding host cell factor 1-like, which translates to MESDSALHGDLPDGAEMSPLIENQAETIGDLAENNVAADESEAVQTTEDGATNGGAPTSSSDVLDLEPGVDPDNEGQPVDEPANPEAEEEMDIDETTPGTVGDESAYIGDNCLSTPAETEDNSPEDEHLEPLLKDQSLDDGDGDREGADTAQEESPDQSISSAMPIEGEGAPLIQDEESSTMDEDMGGGEGVASSDDVNDISSAAHEVLSTGISSSTTEGGADISSSGQSEAALISSTANGPAILHSFSVLPQQQQANEFSDADTSEMEGAADTMPSVSESMPLLTMSANGSALLSPNLLQAEESGAGVSSSGAASAEGAGPGAGAEGEGAVSSSGAAPGANGAPPLPPTDAAHALATLASAALHHQHEQSEPEDQKQQNDEDVWYTVGFVKGTTFTVQNYISDPNVDLSNLSLDSLPDLATLPTSPLENGTAYKFRIAAINSCGRGEFSEESAFKTCLPGFPGAPSAIKISKSVEGAHLSWEPPQVAAEGIFEYSVYLAVRSNSQPKEASKSQLAFVRVYCGKANTCVVPQASLSAAHVDSSTKPAIIFRIAARNEKGYGPATQVRWLQDIKSTGVKRAGDSRLPGASPSKQPKQLLH; encoded by the exons ATGGAGTCTGACTCTGCCCTTCATGGTGATCTTCCCGATGGCGCGGAAATGTCCCCTTTGATCGAAAATCAAGCAGAAACAATAGGAGATCTGGCGGAAAATAATGTTGCGGCAGATGAATCGGAAGCCGTTCAAACTACAGAGGATGGAG CAACAAATGGAGGAGCTCCCACAAGTAGCAGTGATGTCTTGGATCTAGAACCTGGTGTAGATCCTGACAATGAAGGGCAACCAGTTGATGAACCAG caaaTCCTGAGGCAGAAGAGGAAATGGATATAGATGAAACAACTCCTGGAACAGTTGGTGATGAGTCAGCTTATATTGGAGATAATTGTTTATCAACTCCG GCTGAAACAGAAGACAATTCCCCGGAAGACGAACATCTGGAGCCTCTTTTAAAAGATCAAAGTCTTGATGATGGGGATGGGGATAGAGAAGGTGCAGATACTGCACAAGAAGAGTCCCCAGATCAGTCTATAAGCTCGGCTATGCCCATTGAAGGAGAAGGTGCACCCTTGATTCAAGACG AGGAATCCAGTACAATGGATGAAGATATGGGTGGAGGAGAAGGTGTTGCCAGCAGTGATGATGTAAATGATATAAGCAGTGCTGCACACGAAGTTCTCAGTACGGGCATCAG TTCAAGTACAACAGAAGGTGGTGCAGATATATCTAGCAGTGGCCAGAGTGAAGCGGCTCTCATTTCGTCTACTGCCAATGGTCCAGCTATTTTGCATTCCTTCTCTGTATTACCGCAGCAACAGCAAGCAAATGA ATTCAGTGATGCTGACACTTCTGAGATGGAAGGTGCCGCTGACACCATGCCTTCTGTGAGCGAGTCGATGCCACTTCTCACCATGTCTGCTAATGGATCCGCTTTACTTTCACCGAACTTACTACAAG CGGAGGAGAGCGGCGCCGGCGTGTCGTCGTCGGGCGCGGCGAGTGCGGAGGGCGCGGGGCCGGGTGCGGGCGCGGAGGGCGAGGGCGCCGTGAGCAGCTCGGGCGCGGCGCCGGGTGCCAACGGAGCGCCGCCGCTGCCGCCCACGGACGCCGCGCACGCACTCGCCACGCTCGCCAGTGCGGCGCTGCACCATCAGCACGAGCAG tcggAGCCGGAAGATCAGAAGCAACAAAACGACGAGGACGTATGGTACACCGTCGGCTTCGTGAAGGGAACCACGTTTACG gtgcAAAACTACATATCAGATCCTAATGTGGACCTTTCAAATTTGTCTCTGGATAGTTTACCGGACTTGGCCACCTTACCTACGTCACCATTGGAAAATGGCACAGCATATAAGTTCAGAATAGCTGCAATTAACTCGTGTGGACGAGGCGAGTTCAGTgag GAGTCAGCATTTAAGACATGTTTGCCTGGGTTCCCCGGTGCCCCATCCGCCATTAAGATCTCCAAGTCAGTAGAGGGCGCGCACCTGTCGTGGGAACCCCCGCAGGTGGCCGCCGAGGGTATCTTCGAATATTCAGTGTACCTCGCCGTGAGGTCTAATTCACAGCCaaag GAAGCATCAAAGTCTCAGTTAGCGTTTGTCCGCGTGTACTGCGGCAAGGCGAATACGTGCGTGGTCCCGCAGGCGTCGCTGAGCGCGGCGCACGTGGACTCCTCCACCAAGCCCGCCATCATCTTCCGCATAGCGGCGCGCAACGAGAAGGGCTACGGGCCCGCCACGCAGGTCAGGTGGCTGCAAG ACATAAAATCTACGGGGGTGAAGAGAGCAGGCGACAGTCGGTTACCTGGCGCATCACCTTCGAAACAACCAAAACAATTATTgcactaa